aaatataaacaaaatatgaaacaacaataaattaaaaacaaagagtAAGAGataagtaaactcagtatgttaacgaagtTCGACCCTGCTGCttatgtcctcgcctcaagctaccactTAAGGATTCccaattcactattcaacctcattcaggtggagatagaaacatattacacttttgaacaacaccgctacaaaggatccgtgtagaacatcctctacatttacaatcaccttacacgtggggattcaactatttcctgtgtaaaatactttctacacgcacaagagttatacataCCATTTtgctgatacaagagctgatagtgggtgaGTTATTAGataacactcctcaatgagtgaaataagaacaatacaccTCAAACTATATCTGttaaaatgaacaagggttaaagttcaatgcttagagaatagataattaaaactttgaatgaatgttgtatgctgttggtgttgtaaatttgaaactctcaaataatttatttataggtatatgagacttcatatttaaatttaaaaaaattcctatatcaaatacaacatcattcacttttcaaaaaattcaaataaaattttttttctttttcatttgtgaaagacaacattattcacttttcaaaaatttcaatcttaataatttaacatttcggatatgacaaaaggagtacactttacttttcaaaattttcaaacaaaatcatctaccttttgcataagttaaaaagggtatcaatcacttttgaaaatattcaaataaagcatacacatgtgaaagatgacaatcaatcatttttaatattttcaaaattttcaaataaaatcatctaccttttgcataagtcaaaaagagcatcaatcacttttgaaaatattcaaataaagcatgctgagagatgacaatcaatcatttttaatattttcaaaattcaaacatttaatcatgtcatacacatgtgaaagatgacaatcaatcatctttaatattttcaaaattcaaacatttaatcatgtcatgcacatgtgaaagatgacaattaatcatctttcaaaattttcaaatttaattttcaaaatatccattcacatgtggaaaatgtattttaatgttttatgataaaatattaattttaagttttaatcataattttgaatttttaagagatttcaacattactctatgagttttaatgtgaattttttttccttctttctcatacttggttccttgatgtacttgtctttattatatagataacttgagtttgagactcatttattttttaaattcatttgttataatcaaaatcaatgtgtagatatataattacacgaaacttgaaatcttagatttaataaaaaaaaatccaattcgGTGCAGACAATATCTCTTCCAACACCGCGACGTTTCTCTCAATAGAATCATTTGAAAATGCATCGAATGCAGCAACTAGTACAGCGGTTGTTTCATTTGCGCCGATGCACCGCCTATTATATTCACTCTTCACACCCTATTTCTGAATTTTCTACACCAATTCTAATCCTAGAAGATAATGTGACTGGATCTTTCATCAACTCAAGGGATATGGGGCATCAGAAATTATTCGAAATCACAAGCTCCATCTCATGGTTGCTTGCAGGATTCTTTTTCTGGGCATTGCGGGCTATTCTTCTCTCCTTCCAACCTAAAAGCATTAATATGGACAAATATTAATTTGACAACAACCAAGtttgaagaagaaggaaaataagAGAATATATTTGTCTGTGTTGAGTTTCTTTTTTGTTCGTGAGAGAGTATGAGAGGGAGTTTGAGGGTTGCGGCTACTAAGGGAAGGGCTGAGATGAGAGAACTGAGAAGAGCTTTGGACTGCTGAGGGGAAAATGGGTATGAGGAGAAAAATGAGGGAAGTGAGATGGGGGAAGGGGATTATCTAtccaaaagaaagaataaaacgTTTGGAGAAACGGCATCCTTTCCATCAAGAAAGCTGCCACATCATCAAGTTGTATGCATCATTTGTTTGTTGTGACTGCATCtaacctttttgttttttataacaGGTTTGGTAGGATTATTGTTACGTGTCTGTGCGGGAAAAACATTGATTAAAGTAACTTTAATAAAAGTGTCTCTcgcccaaaaaaatataaaaagtgcatgttgtgacgcccccaaattctatttgggatcggacggacatttgaagcgtcgaaacatgcaacacaaggttacttgcccctattcatgatatataagatgcaatgttcctaacatgcatctaacaatatgcaatattcgcagcggataaattttttttttagcaatactatgcaccaaattgaaaatatctcaaatgcttaaaacatacttcatacataaaaacccattgaacaactaagatcacaatactagtccaaaatggttatgatccaaaaagtactagagatgcaactccatcgtacaacaaataatttacgttaactacaatattaacattgatgtcgcactatcgcttagtcaactatgtctagttggtcagctcctgattctccttcagatcctgtaacaagatctaccattcgggcgAAATTTTAGTTGGAACtacaaagtgagatttgattacaaatctcagtaagttaacaaaaaactttcacacaagctaatgatgcatggatgacagtaaaagcataaatgcataatcaaattcataagtaattaaagcataactttgcgtacaacataacataattgacataacttaaattgaaatatgaactgaacttgacttgacatgaagttcatctgaaacttgacttagcatgaacttgctctgaaacttgaattaacatgaacatgatatgaaacttaatttatcatgaacttgttctgaaacttgacttaacatgaacgtgatatgaaacttgacttatcatgaacttgttctgaaacttgatttaacatgaaaaatacatactccacagttgttgtggctccatgtattttacgtgtaaatacatactccacagttgttgtggccccatgtattctacacaaacttgacttaacatgaaaaatacataatccacaattgttgtggccccatgtattctacatgtaaatacatactccacagtttttatggccccatgtattctacacatcacaatgcagttaaatacatactccacagttgttgtggtcccatatattctacgtgtaaatacatactccacagttgttgtggtcctatgtattctacacatcacaatgcagttaaatacatactccacagttgttgtggccctatgtattctacgtgtaaatacatactccacagttgttgtggccccatgtattctacacgtcacaattgttgtgtttCACGTAgtatatgcgtcacaattgttgtgaccccatatttCGTGTGCCACATATGTTGtagaccccacgaaactgaatgtaatcaagatgaaacgtgactggaatacgaaaggactgaagccctgacgtaacataacgtgatttgaacataacttgaaatacatgaccaacttgagatagacatttcgtaacatggcataacatacaatagacaacatatttaacatgacatatttgcaacaatgaatattacatgacttgacatacatgtaatagatagcatacctagcatgacgtacttgtaatgtacagcaatacatgacagaatatattatgtaacagataaaaattgataacggaataaattctgtataacagacaattacgtgataacttggcatggcatgacatatatgttAACACACATagatatacactgtagttcctttacttagcacacatacatgatagactgctagtaagttaaaagctaacttacctcaatctccgcgtttcttataaaaccttaagcgcgatcacgaggaactgtaattagtgattctaaaagttagcattaaatcactaataaattgaaatataaaaaaatactaacttaaagagtaaaattttcattttactctctacatgtaagaaaatgaccgttttactcataacttaaggattttgcatactaactccaaaagtcaccaaaatttacatgcctcatgtaaattttatcctcaattcaaatatcaatttagaaaaatttaaaactaatcacaactattaaaactccatagggccgaaattcccatatgctatttctattgatttttgtttccaacttgttttgatcaaccttttgatctatgacttataaatatgtgatcttcaaaccaaaccattacatgatttaaaaagatgtcctaaaacatatataagcttctaattcaagatcacatggttagaaattaaccaaaacataaatttagccaagaacatccacactttggcttatctgaatatctctttgcataaaatttcatatctttgaaactaaaatcaaatatcttcaaaataataatataaaatgtatataagatgcttaggatcctccaataaaattattaaagtcattggaatagatttagaccaccaaagagttaaactttctcaaaacagaaactgtttttcctcttccagtttctaagtttctaaatctaaaaaaatctttcatcaaaacctttaatcatgcaaaaatcctcaaccaatagtcatatatacatgttaacaatactccataaaaatttcggaccaatatctatccattagcttggtcaaaaacttcaaactataacatattctccagtttatcttccaaaatgatctttctatagtttacataatatttgactgaccaaatgattttcaaatgggacaaataagatatccacgtaaactagattaaaaaaggaacaacttatatgaaggagattttatgataaaatacttacaaaaatttcgaaatgggtgtgcaaatgaactcctaaaagctgtccgagagagagtgtttgttattcttttaatggaaagtgtaaatgagataatttcgtggggagaggtggctggagataattatggatgagatatggaagagatgaggatggagtgagagttaagtgtaggactctcttacccgaagtgagagttaagtgtaggactctcttacccaataatatccacgaaattagcttaaaatatttttatccaataatatccacaaaattagcttaaaatatttttatccaaaaatatctacaaaaattagctacagatatttttatctaataatatctacaattttgaacagacatttcgtccgaaaatatggaAAAGTGTTAttacgccataagaccttaattaaccctccgagtctaatggcacaaaccataatacatttagacacttctaactatctctaataatcaaaaacacacttctgataccataatgagtaataacactaactatgtagttagactaaaacttaTATGATTGATGGATTTGCGAAAGcttatagagttttcacgaggttcctaaagtcaatagaaatttcacaattgaatttctagcgggctgttacacctgTCACgtaatttttatcaaaaataactttttaattttatcgaCTGActttcataaattaaaaaaaaaaagattatattcattatcttcacatattatatatcatattttttttcttacataatgtatgatatataaataatgagtataataatttaattaatttaagaataacaaaaccaaaaaatatttaaaaaaaatcaatgtatGATGTGTGAAGATGAAAgataacaaaattctaaatttaataaagaacatgtttaaaaaaatgaatttaaataacTTCTTGCTATACTtatcaacaaaaattaatataaaacacatcttaattatttaaaaaataatagaatttccCAATAAACAAAGGCCTCGTTTATTTAGGGTcggtttgaatgttgagatgagttgaaattaaagttaaataaaatattattaaaatatattttttaatattattattattttaagatttaaaaaaattaaattattattatatcttgtgccggaagttgaaaaagttataataattaaatgagatgaataaATAAGAGTTGAGGAACTAAAAGCAGCCTTAGTGCACATATGTCACGTTTGCTTTGGATTGTTGGTGAGGAATAGATGTCTCTTATGTCATGTTACCGTGCACACAAAGACGCAAAAAGATGAAATTTGTGGATTCGATCAAATGGAATTTATACTCAAAACTCAACTAAGCCAATTAATTCAGTTGTTATACCATTGGAAGAAAATCATCAACTTCTCCTATTTGTTATAAGTTCAATTGATCTTCTCGGATTTACAATAAATAAGAGTTTGTTTGAAACCCTCATATCAATTGCCAATCATACGGGTACTTGCACTTCAATTGAATGTCTTCCATCATGGCATGATTTATTTGTGCTCTCCAATAAAGGGAATGTTTGGGCATCATTATAATTctcaaaatttattataattttcttattacaTATCACTTAAATACCGTCGAATATAGTTATAAGATATCTTTGTCACATGGGTCATATATTTAGTTAGTTTTTCTTGTAAATCAAATGTGTAGagctttaatattttaaaattataaatattatttattaaacaaaaataatatcaataaattatatttaaataattttttaattttatcatattttattcaactttatcTCTCGTCTTTTAAGCTTCAATAAAAACATTTCCACTCTTACCATTTCATAACTATTTACAAAATGAGATATTCTAAATGTCCTAACATAACCAAAATCTTTTTACAAGTTGAGACATTTATTGTTGTTGTCAATGATGTGAAGTATAACTTTAGCCGTTTTTCTCATGGGGTGAATCAAAATAATCCACCGTAACACCAATGTGTGCTAACATGTTCTAGCAACGTGGGTGACATTGTCATAACTCAATTATCTCTCAAATGTCTGAAATATTGACGATGTATTTGAGTATTCTTAGATtttcattattaataaaattatgacgtgattaaaaaagataataataattcttaagGCGTGTTTGGATTCCTTACGCCATGCCAGACAAAATATTATAACTCCTTTAGTTGTAATGAGTTATCAAGACCCACAGTTGTTAAAATATAGATGACTTTTACCTTTAAGTGATTGATCGATATTAATATTAGGGAAATAGTTATGCGGTATTGGGATGACAAGTCATACGGTTTATTTATTGGTAATGCTATTCATTatgttaattttcattattctttCATCACTCTCtaatgtgatattaaatgatagattaataaataaaatataataaataatttttaatcatttaatatcacgttatgaaataaattttttatttgatagcaataaaatatatattttgttttaagaaaattgCACATATAACACACACTTTAAAACTCTGAATGGTATGCTATATTAGACACATGGAAGAGATATTTGCATATAAACCAAAACTCGCGAGTTAAATAATGTCAAGGTCGATGATATTGAAATAGAATTAAATGTTATTTAGAATCTGGAtagtaagataagataagataattttagatgaaagttaaaaataaaataaaatattattttttaatattattattattttaaaatatgaaaaaagttaaattatatattatatttttcgtaaaaattctaaaaatttataataataatataagttagatttaaagtatttctcaatttaaatatgcTCTAATTGTTATAGTTACAATAGTGATAGATGACATCatatgaaattaataaaaagaggttgaatatatttgtttaatacaaagtggATGTAAAaaactttttagtttttaaatgcAAATGATCGATATTTGGCACACGCATTTTCAATAAGTTTTATGAAACTATAaaacttatattaatttaacacaagcatcaatttcataattataatttaaattgaatactTGTGTTGCTTACTTGTAAGTAGGGGTATTAATATgtgatataatttataaatttaatacgAACATGATACAAAATTAGTGGGCTTGAACTTGATGTTAGTAGATTAGGATTAAAACGAGTTGATccgttattattattaagttgtaatattgtaatttattaatatggttatgtttttattgtttgattgtaattttagacctaTGCAGgctatactcatatttattattggatgattttgtaatattgattttattatatgttcaaatttgaaatatattaatatatattttttaagatattgtgcTGATTactaaatatagattttaaattttatgtaaaattattttaatcaagtcaaatgaCTTATGTGTTTTAATTCAaccaaattatatgaaaaaaggGTTTAAATGAGATATGtcgtattaatatatttttaattaattattaaattgattaaaatgaATGGCATGAGTTAACTTATTATCTAAATGAGTTGagttaagatttaaaaatttgatatatttAACTTAATGAATTgagtttgaattaatttatataattaatatttataatttaatactaCGAAAATACGATTTATCATCCTTTAACAGAGGCACTGTTGtcatcgttttaaaaaaaaaaaacgctccATAAAACCAAAAGAGAGACCGACCCGCCCtgctttttgttttataaacaAGAACGCATTCCCGCTTGTCAGTTCCATTTGAAATCTTAAAACAAAGAGCGAAAgagaacctctctctctctctctctctctctccaacaaaGAGCCATGGCTCCTCACTTCTTCTTCCCGCAGACCCTCAGAGCACTAGAAGAAGAGCATGAAGACGGCCGCCTCTACGCCCAAAATTCTGTCGACACAGCTTCGCTTCATCCCTCCGAACTCGAAGAGTTCGTcaaaggtctctctctctctcagagatTCACAAAATCTTCCCTAGTCTTCCGTTTATTTTCCGAGAAAATGAAACACAAAGTTAGTTCGTGGTTCAATAAATTCTCAATTTTAGCAGCGTTGTAATCAGAGCCTAATTTTTGTTCTcacgatattttctttttttcctcataTATTTAAACAGGTGTATCCTTTGATCTTTCTGACAAGGAGCTCTTTTGTATTGAAGACCAAGATATCTTTGATCGTGTGTATTCATTGATTCGTGGTTATTCTAGTCTTCCTCCATCCTGTAAATTCAATCTAGTGGAGAGTCTTCGATCCAATTTTAGCGTTCTTCTTCCAAATGTTGATTCACTCACGCGGGTTTCTCAAAGTCAGGATGATGAACATCTGGTGGTTGACCGGGTTGCTTCACATCGTAATGCTTTTAAAATATACACATTCTTCCTCATCAATATTGTTCTCGCTGAGGAGTCAAACATTGTTTCCAATAATAATACCAAGGTATTCTCTCTCcactatttatatttttcttatgtttATTCCACTGCTGGGGGGGATATTGCAACTGTTATGGCCGATTTAGTGAAGTCTTTTGGCCATGGGCTTAGGTAACTGCAGTTTCAAGGAATAAACGGCTTGTGAACTCATGGAGCTGGGAGCCTCAAAGGAGTCGGATACTCAATTTGGTTGCTAATTCACTAGAGATCAACCTTGTGTTGCTCTTTGGTTCATCAGACCCAGATGAAAATTACCTTTCTTTCATTGTGAAGTAAGTTGGATATTACCAAAAATTTGTTAGGAAAATTTTACCATTGTTAGTGGactttaagttaaaatattctctATGTTTGAGAAAAACATGCCCTATGTCGTATggttaaaatcttaaaatattatgatttgtgtttttgtagAAACACATTCTCTATGTTTGAGAATGCAATCCTGTTGAAAGATTTAGACGCAAAAGATGCCCTATGTCGTATAGTTGGAGCATGCGCTACAAAATACCACTACATGGCACAGTCTTGTGCTTCTATCATGCACCTTATTCACAAATATGATTTTGTTGTTACCCACATGGCTGATGCGGTTGCTGGTACTGAGAAGAGGTATGCCGATGGAAGCCTGGCCAGCTCCATTATCAGAGACATTGGGCGAACTAACCCCAAAGACTATGTGAAAGACACTGCCGGGGCTGAGAATATTGGCCGTTTTTTGGTAGAGCTCACCGACCGGCTTCCAAAGTTGATTTCGACCAACATTGGACTTCTTGTCCCGCACTTTGGTGGGGAATCTTATAAGATACGTAATGCACTTGTTGGGGTTCTAGGAAAGTTGGTTGCAAAGGCCTTCAAGGATGTTGAGGGTGAAGTGAGTTCTAAATCTGTTCGTCTCCGAACCAAGCAAGCCATGTTGGAAATTTTGCTCGAACGTTGTCGAGATGTTTCGGCTTATACTAGGAGCCGAGTTCTTCAGGTTTGGGCTGAGTTATGTGAAGAGCATGCTGTTTCAATCGGTATGTGGAATGAGGTTGCAGAAGTTGCTGCTGGAAGGTTGGAGGATAAGAGTTCAATTGTAAGAAAATCTGCATTGAACTTACTTATCACGATGTTGCAGCATAATCCATTTGGTCCACAACTTCGAATAGCTTCATTCGAAGCAACGCTTGAGCAGTATAAGAAGAAGCTGAATGAACTTGAACCGGATGTGCCCTCAGAAAGTGTTGCAGATGGTCTACACTCTGACAATGACACTTGTAATGAAAATGGTGAAATTCATAATGTACATACTCAAGAGCAGCAAGAGAGTTTGACTGATAGTTGTTTGACTCATGTGGAAGAAGGGATTGCTCAGAAGGGTAGTCCCGTGCCAGATGTTGGGAACTTGGAGCAGACTAGGGCCTTGGTTGCATCACTTGAGGCAGGCTTGAGGTTTTCTAAGTGCGTATCTGCCACAATGCCAACACTTATTCAATTGATGGCTTCATCTTCTGCCTCTGATGTTGAGAACACAATTCTTTTGCTGATGAGGTGCAAACAGTTCCAGATTGATGGTTCAGAAGCCTGTCTCCGTAAGATGTTGCCACTGGTAAGTTTTTATTTGTGGTTGTGTTGGAAACAATCCAAAAATTTCCTTTGGAATTCaggacaatttttcttttttgttttcttctctaaatatcttatttttcatCCACAACAAAAATAGCATCTTATGTGTGCTCTCTTTTGCAGGTGTTTTCTCAGGATAAATCCATCTATGAGGCTGTAGAGAATGCCTTTGTTACAATTTATATACGAAAAAACCCAGTGGAGACTGCTAAAAATCTCTTGAGTCTTGCAATAGATTCAAATATAGGAGATCTAGCAGCTTTGGAGTTTATTATTGCGGCCTTGGTGTCCAAAGGTGATATATCTACTAGCATGGTATGTTCCCTTATATTTGGAGTTCTCTACAAAATATGTTGGTTGCATTacttgattttgaatttttgacaCAACACATTCATAAAATAATGACCATTTTATACTCTCAAAACCACTCCCACAATATTTAAAGAGATAAAGCATCTTATAAGATGAGATATGGTTTTCATTCTTCCATTGATATGGTCTGCTTAAACAACCCTGGGTTATCTAAGTATgaccaaatatatgaaattcttaaaatatttcGTGGTCAATTTAGGACTTCTATTCCCAGGTTTACAATCTGAATTAGTCTTTTTCAATATCTTTCTTGAGCTTTCACTACAATATCTGAAGATCTTGAGTAAAATTgtgtaaaatcatatatttgtgCTAATGGGTATGATCTCCGTTTCTTTTAAAGACCAACTtggttatattaattattttttattgttagagCCGACCCTTTTTCCAACTTGAATTAATTGTGGaaatgagaagagagagagaacttatCATAATTTAGTCTGATGATGAATTGACTTCTTGGAGCTGTTTGGTGTACTGTGGATCAGTCTGACTTTTTCCCTTCATGACTCATGGCTGTTCTATACTGCATCGTTTCTGCTATTACTAGAAGAAGCAGTTCCCCTATAAAGTAATGGTTTTTGCAGACATCAGCGTTATGGGATTTCTTTTGCTTCAACGTTAGTGGAACCACTGCGGAGCAAAGTTGCGGTGCTTTATCTATCCTTTGTATGGCAGCAAAATCATCCACTGGGGTTCTTAGCTCTCACTTACAAGACATTATTGATATCGGGTTTGGTCGTTGGGCTAAAGTGGAGCCGTTGCTTGCTAGAACCGCATGCATTGCTATTCAAAGATTATCCGAAGATGATCAGAAAAAGTTGCTGTCAATTAATGGCAGTCGAGTAATTGGTATTTTAGAAAGCTTAGTTAGCGGATTTTGGCTGCCTGAAAACATATGGTATGCTGCTGCTGATGAAGCAATAGCTGCCATATATACAATTTATCCCATTCCAGAAACATTAGCTGCTGACCTGGTAAAAAAATCTCTGAGTTATGTGTTTGATTGTAGTGGAGGGGATGAGTTGCAGCATGAAATTGACGGTAGTAGTGCCAGCATACTTACGACAGTTCAAGTTGCCAAGTTGAGCAGATATTTATTTATCGTAAGTCATGTCGCCATGAACCAATTAGTATATATCGAATCTTGCGCTCGAAAGATTCAGAAACAAAAAGTTGTAAAGGAAAGGGCAGATATTGATCGTCACAATATCAATAGTAAGGGCGCAATACCACCCGATTCACTGAAGGTGCGATTGGATTCCGAACTTGGTTACCAGCAAAAATTATTAACTTTGTTTTTTGTCTGATATGGACGATTTATTCCATTGAAAATGCCTTGCAGGACAATAGTATCAATGCTGAACTAGGTCTTGCCTCCTCGGAAGAAGCAATTCTTGATAATCTTTCTGacaaagcagaaaaagaaattatCTCTGGTGGTTCCAGTGAGAAGAACTTGATTGGACACTGTGCATCTTTCCTGTCAAAGCTTTCTAGAAATTTTAGTCTGATGCAAAAGGTGATTGATTGCCTCAGTTTTTCTCATCTTCTCCTTCAATGTCTTCTATGATTCATGAATACTGTGAAAGGATTGTCATCCCATTAGATGTAAATTCGAAATATAGTTCAACTGTTTTGAAGTTAGATTTTATTgaagtttaaataaaatcatgaaGCCGTATTGTTTTCGAAAAAATTGAAGGGCTGATGTCATTATTTTGGCGATGATATACATGGGATGATCGTTTAAGATTTTAAGTGATACAAGTACTTCCCCGCAGTTTCCATGTCTTCTTACTGTTCAATTTTTAACTCTTCCAGTAAATTAATACCGTTTCTGCTTTCTTTCAGTATCCTGAACTACAAGCTTCCGGAATGCTAGCTTTATGTCGATTTATGATCATTGATGCAAATTTTTGGTGAGAGAtcacgttctctctctctccccgtctaataaacaaaacaaaacatgatGCTTACACATTTTCGTGAATGAAAATTTCCAGTGATGCAAATCTCCAGCTTCTCTTCACTGTTGTGGAGA
This sequence is a window from Carya illinoinensis cultivar Pawnee chromosome 9, C.illinoinensisPawnee_v1, whole genome shotgun sequence. Protein-coding genes within it:
- the LOC122276470 gene encoding condensin complex subunit 1 isoform X3, whose amino-acid sequence is MAPHFFFPQTLRALEEEHEDGRLYAQNSVDTASLHPSELEEFVKGVSFDLSDKELFCIEDQDIFDRVYSLIRGYSSLPPSCKFNLVESLRSNFSVLLPNVDSLTRVSQSQDDEHLVVDRVASHRNAFKIYTFFLINIVLAEESNIVSNNNTKVTAVSRNKRLVNSWSWEPQRSRILNLVANSLEINLVLLFGSSDPDENYLSFIVKNTFSMFENAILLKDLDAKDALCRIVGACATKYHYMAQSCASIMHLIHKYDFVVTHMADAVAGTEKRYADGSLASSIIRDIGRTNPKDYVKDTAGAENIGRFLVELTDRLPKLISTNIGLLVPHFGGESYKIRNALVGVLGKLVAKAFKDVEGEVSSKSVRLRTKQAMLEILLERCRDVSAYTRSRVLQVWAELCEEHAVSIGMWNEVAEVAAGRLEDKSSIVRKSALNLLITMLQHNPFGPQLRIASFEATLEQYKKKLNELEPDVPSESVADGLHSDNDTCNENGEIHNVHTQEQQESLTDSCLTHVEEGIAQKGSPVPDVGNLEQTRALVASLEAGLRFSKCVSATMPTLIQLMASSSASDVENTILLLMRCKQFQIDGSEACLRKMLPLVFSQDKSIYEAVENAFVTIYIRKNPVETAKNLLSLAIDSNIGDLAALEFIIAALVSKGDISTSMTSALWDFFCFNVSGTTAEQSCGALSILCMAAKSSTGVLSSHLQDIIDIGFGRWAKVEPLLARTACIAIQRLSEDDQKKLLSINGSRVIGILESLVSGFWLPENIWYAAADEAIAAIYTIYPIPETLAADLVKKSLSYVFDCSGGDELQHEIDGSSASILTTVQVAKLSRYLFIVSHVAMNQLVYIESCARKIQKQKVVKERADIDRHNINSKGAIPPDSLKDNSINAELGLASSEEAILDNLSDKAEKEIISGGSSEKNLIGHCASFLSKLSRNFSLMQKVKGYINEMAIRVEDEDERISSLAKLFFHELSKKGNNPIYNLLPDILGKLSKQNLIRESFCNVMQFLIGSIKKDKQMESLVEKLCNRFSGVTDITQWEYISYCLSQLAFTEKGMKKLMESFKIYEHALLEDSVMDHFRNIINKGKKFAKPELKLCIEEFEDKLNKFHIEKKDQEATARNAQIHQQKVDGMEGFAVAGNIREDSVGSDTTDDETEGEVFNPSTEGMTRHVNGSSNSKVMESDEYSNASSELIESEPAETEVQSAKVNIRGASKSKAKRNGTKYQKNNVSASTRSSSRSPKD